One segment of Ricinus communis isolate WT05 ecotype wild-type chromosome 8, ASM1957865v1, whole genome shotgun sequence DNA contains the following:
- the LOC8264295 gene encoding NAC domain-containing protein 71, translating into MQQSKDQLPVGYRFSPTEGELVGHYLFKKLKGSSLLPFETMLVADSNLYDKDEPWQLWEKSGARCSFNSDDREIYLFTPLKKKRSRILRSVGDGGTWHGVDSGKPVKARIGEGQWIKGMKKTFNYRNPKSIHDGCWIMHEFSLFDVSSDWVLCRLKKNFVTDDQKGCEITKRISWKNRKIVDSDGECDKRLMTADVAIAEQPALSDFSFNGASVLVVAEQGNANTAGADFNSEMVPSDNGLQAETIVAEGEILPEVNSNEGDQLLGHEIVEWAHNSSSMINTDLTFSNGEQSGDDQSFYADLESLNQSDSYLAYLLEDDDMPSKFGSR; encoded by the coding sequence ATGCAGCAATCCAAAGATCAATTACCAGTTGGGTATAGATTCAGCCCTACAGAGGGGGAGTTAGTGGGTCACTATCTCTTTAAGAAACTCAAAGGCAGTAGCCTTTTACCCTTTGAGACAATGTTGGTAGCCGATAGTAACCTGTACGACAAGGATGAGCCTTGGCAGTTATGGGAGAAATCTGGTGCCCGGTGTTCGTTCAACAGTGATGACCGTGAGATTTACTTGTTCACTCCTTTAAAGAAGAAGCGTTCGAGGATTTTGCGAAGTGTTGGTGATGGTGGTACTTGGCATGGCGTGGATTCTGGAAAGCCTGTTAAAGCTAGGATAGGTGAAGGACAATGGATTAAAGGAATGAAGAAAACATTTAATTACAGAAACCCAAAATCTATTCATGATGGCTGTTGGATTATGCATGAGTTCTCTTTGTTTGACGTCAGCTCCGACTGGGTTCTTTGTCGTCTCAAGAAGAATTTTGTTACTGATGATCAAAAAGGGTGCGAGATTACAAAAAGGATTTCATGGAAGAATAGGAAAATTGTCGACTCTGATGGTGAATGTGACAAGCGTTTGATGACTGCTGATGTAGCAATTGCAGAACAACCGGCGTTATcagattttagttttaatgGGGCTTCAGTTCTTGTGGTAGCTGAACAAGGCAATGCCAACACCGCAGGAGCAGACTTCAACTCTGAGATGGTTCCATCTGACAACGGTTTGCAGGCTGAAACAATTGTCGCAGAAGGAGAAATATTACCTGAAGTCAATTCTAATGAGGGCGATCAATTATTAGGTCACGAGATCGTTGAGTGGGCTCATAACAGTTCCTCCATGATCAATACGGATCTTACCTTCTCTAACGGTGAGCAGTCAGGCGATGATCAAAGCTTTTATGCTGACCTTGAATCACTAAATCAGTCCGATTCTTATTTAGCCTATCTACTGGAAGACGATGACATGCCTTCTAAATTTGGTAGTAGATAG